The following proteins come from a genomic window of Streptomyces sp. Sge12:
- the corA gene encoding magnesium/cobalt transporter CorA — MPRVIVDCAIYRDGRRTEGPADFSDALDQARATGDAFLWIGMHEPTEKEFEHVRQEFGLHPLAVEDALTAHQRPKLEVYDDSLFVVLKPVQYDEATDTVTAGELMVFIGDSFVVTVRHGEGAPLAAVRHRLEQEPDVLRHGPTAVLYAVSDAVVDHYIEVAAELQSDLEELEAEVFAPNASDTKNTAARIYGFKRQVLEFRRATSPLLQPMDRLAFGEVPFVHEHAQPFFRDVADHLTRANEYIEGLDRLLSDALSAHLAQMGLRQNDDMRKISAWAAMAAVPTMVAGIYGMNFDHMPELGHVWGYPAVLVVMAGACLGLHRMFKRRGWL; from the coding sequence ATGCCCCGCGTGATTGTGGACTGCGCGATTTACCGGGACGGCCGCCGTACCGAGGGGCCGGCCGATTTCTCGGACGCCCTCGACCAGGCCCGGGCGACCGGTGACGCCTTCCTCTGGATCGGCATGCACGAGCCGACGGAGAAGGAGTTCGAACACGTCCGCCAGGAGTTCGGCCTGCACCCGCTGGCGGTGGAGGACGCGCTGACCGCGCACCAGCGCCCGAAGCTGGAGGTGTACGACGACTCGCTGTTCGTCGTCCTCAAGCCGGTGCAGTACGACGAGGCCACGGACACGGTGACCGCGGGCGAGCTGATGGTCTTCATAGGGGATTCGTTCGTGGTGACGGTCCGGCACGGCGAGGGGGCCCCGCTGGCTGCCGTGCGCCACCGGCTGGAGCAGGAGCCGGACGTGCTGCGGCACGGCCCGACGGCGGTGCTGTACGCGGTGTCCGACGCGGTGGTCGACCACTACATCGAGGTGGCGGCCGAACTCCAGTCGGACCTGGAGGAGCTGGAGGCCGAGGTCTTCGCCCCGAACGCCTCGGACACCAAGAACACCGCCGCCCGGATCTACGGGTTCAAGCGGCAGGTGCTGGAGTTCCGGCGGGCGACGAGCCCGCTGCTCCAGCCGATGGACCGGCTCGCCTTCGGGGAGGTCCCCTTCGTCCACGAGCACGCGCAGCCGTTCTTCCGTGATGTCGCGGACCACCTGACCAGGGCCAACGAGTACATCGAGGGGCTGGACCGGCTGCTGTCGGACGCGCTGTCCGCGCACCTCGCGCAGATGGGCCTGCGGCAGAACGACGACATGCGCAAGATCTCGGCCTGGGCGGCGATGGCAGCCGTCCCCACGATGGTGGCGGGGATCTACGGAATGAACTTCGACCACATGCCGGAGCTCGGGCACGTCTGGGGCTATCCGGCGGTGCTGGTGGTGATGGCGGGCGCCTGTCTGGGCCTGCACCGGATGTTCAAGCGCCGGGGCTGGCTCTGA
- a CDS encoding histidine phosphatase family protein — MATLILVRHGRSTANTAGLLAGWTPGVALDERGAEQAAALPGRLAGVPLAAAVTSPLQRCRETLAPLLAARPELELHTDERIGECHYGEWSGRKLSELSDEPLMKIVQQHPSAAAFPGGESMRAMQARAVEAVRDWDARIEQEHGSDAVFLMCSHGDIIKSLVADALGMHLDLFQRIHVDPCSVTAIRYTATRPFVFRLGDTGDFGSLVRRPAAPEPVASDKDTEDAGDAVVGGGAGAA; from the coding sequence ATGGCCACGCTGATCCTCGTACGACACGGGCGGTCCACCGCCAACACCGCCGGGCTGCTCGCCGGATGGACCCCTGGGGTGGCGCTCGACGAGCGCGGCGCCGAGCAGGCCGCCGCACTGCCGGGCCGGCTGGCGGGGGTGCCCCTGGCCGCCGCCGTCACCAGCCCGCTGCAGCGCTGCCGGGAGACCCTCGCACCGCTGCTGGCCGCCCGGCCGGAACTGGAACTCCACACCGACGAGCGCATCGGCGAGTGCCACTACGGCGAATGGTCCGGCCGCAAACTGTCCGAGCTCTCCGACGAACCACTCATGAAGATCGTCCAGCAGCACCCCTCGGCGGCCGCCTTCCCCGGCGGCGAGTCCATGCGCGCCATGCAGGCACGCGCGGTCGAGGCCGTACGGGACTGGGACGCGCGGATCGAGCAGGAGCACGGGAGCGACGCCGTCTTCCTGATGTGCTCGCACGGCGACATCATCAAGTCCCTCGTCGCGGACGCCCTGGGCATGCACCTCGACCTCTTCCAGCGCATCCACGTCGACCCCTGCTCGGTGACCGCCATCCGCTACACCGCCACCCGGCCCTTCGTGTTCCGCCTCGGTGACACCGGAGACTTCGGCTCGCTCGTACGGCGCCCCGCCGCACCGGAGCCCGTCGCCTCGGACAAAGACACCGAAGACGCCGGCGACGCCGTCGTGGGAGGCGGCGCGGGCGCGGCTTGA
- a CDS encoding DUF3090 domain-containing protein, producing the protein MPRQVFLYDPPDRFVAGTVGLPGRRTFFLQASSGPRVTSVSLEKTQVAALAERMDELLDEVVRRTGGNAPVPAVAPTEAADTAPLDVPVDEEFRVGTMALAWDGEDQRMIVEAQALVELDADSDEDLAEAEERLLQDEENGPPMLRVRLTGAQARAFAKRALDVVNAGRPPCPLCSLPLDPEGHVCPRQNGYRRQA; encoded by the coding sequence GTGCCCCGTCAGGTGTTCCTCTACGACCCCCCGGACCGCTTCGTGGCCGGCACGGTCGGTCTGCCGGGACGCCGTACGTTCTTCCTGCAGGCCTCCTCAGGCCCCCGCGTCACCAGTGTCTCCCTGGAGAAGACCCAGGTCGCGGCGCTGGCCGAGCGGATGGACGAGCTGCTGGACGAGGTCGTACGGCGCACCGGCGGCAACGCCCCGGTCCCGGCCGTCGCCCCCACCGAGGCCGCCGACACCGCGCCGCTGGACGTCCCGGTCGACGAGGAGTTCCGCGTCGGCACCATGGCCCTGGCCTGGGACGGCGAGGATCAGCGCATGATCGTCGAGGCCCAGGCGCTCGTCGAACTCGACGCCGACTCCGACGAGGACCTCGCCGAGGCGGAGGAGCGGCTGCTCCAGGACGAGGAGAACGGGCCGCCCATGCTGCGGGTCCGCCTCACCGGCGCCCAGGCCCGCGCCTTCGCCAAGCGGGCCCTGGACGTGGTCAACGCGGGCCGCCCGCCGTGCCCCCTGTGCAGCCTCCCGCTGGACCCGGAAGGGCACGTGTGCCCGCGCCAGAACGGCTACCGGCGCCAGGCGTGA
- a CDS encoding SCO1664 family protein gives MPAPERLPAPGVSDTGELEELLAEGELTVIGRIREASNAVLLCSVTYEGVSADCVYKPVKGERPLWDFPDGNLAQREVAAYLVSEATGWGLVPATVLRDGPYGEGMVQRWIEAEEPAPDAADAPLGPLLGLVDGEEAGEGWKPVALAEVGEGRTALLVHADDPRLRRIAVFDAVINNGDRKGGHLLPAPDGRLYGIDHGVTFHAEDKLRTLLWGWAGEPLTGEAREVLAALAAGLAPGAPLATRLAELITAVELAAVRDRVEVLRRTGIHPRPSGQWPAIPWPPV, from the coding sequence GTGCCCGCGCCAGAACGGCTACCGGCGCCAGGCGTGAGCGACACGGGGGAGCTGGAGGAGCTGCTCGCCGAGGGCGAGCTCACCGTCATAGGCCGGATCCGCGAGGCGTCCAACGCCGTCCTGCTGTGCAGTGTCACGTACGAGGGCGTCAGCGCCGACTGCGTGTACAAGCCGGTCAAGGGGGAGCGGCCGCTGTGGGACTTCCCCGACGGCAACCTCGCCCAGCGGGAGGTCGCGGCCTACCTGGTCTCCGAGGCCACCGGATGGGGCCTGGTACCGGCGACGGTGCTGCGCGACGGCCCGTACGGCGAGGGCATGGTCCAGCGGTGGATCGAGGCGGAGGAACCCGCTCCAGACGCTGCGGACGCCCCGCTGGGCCCCCTCCTCGGGCTCGTCGACGGGGAGGAAGCGGGGGAGGGCTGGAAGCCCGTCGCCCTCGCCGAGGTCGGTGAGGGACGCACCGCGCTGCTCGTGCACGCGGACGACCCCCGGCTGCGCCGCATCGCCGTATTCGACGCCGTGATCAACAACGGCGACCGCAAGGGCGGCCACCTGCTGCCCGCGCCCGACGGACGGCTCTACGGCATCGACCACGGGGTGACCTTCCACGCCGAGGACAAGCTGCGCACCCTGCTGTGGGGCTGGGCGGGCGAGCCCCTGACCGGCGAGGCGCGCGAGGTGCTGGCCGCACTGGCCGCCGGACTGGCCCCGGGAGCCCCGCTCGCCACCCGGCTGGCCGAACTGATCACGGCGGTCGAGCTGGCCGCCGTACGGGACCGGGTGGAGGTCCTCCGGCGCACCGGGATCCATCCGCGGCCCTCCGGGCAGTGGCCGGCGATCCCCTGGCCACCGGTCTGA
- the mshC gene encoding cysteine--1-D-myo-inosityl 2-amino-2-deoxy-alpha-D-glucopyranoside ligase, whose translation MHAWPASEVPALPGKGRDLQIHDTATQGTITLDPGPVARIYVCGITPYDATHIGHAATYNAFDLVQRVWLDTKRQVHYVQNVTDVDDPLLERALRDGQDWTELAERETALFREDMTALRMLPPQHYIGAVEAIPGIVPLVERLRDAGAAYELEGDVYFSVESDPHFGGVSHLDAEAMRLLSAERGGDPDRAGKKNPLDPMLWMAARPGEPSWDGGSLGRGRPGWHIECVAIALDHLGMGFDIQGGGSDLAFPHHEMGASHAQALTGEFPMAKAYVHAGMVALHGEKMSKSKGNLVFVSALRRSGVDPAAIRLALLSHHYRADWEWTDEILADAVARLERWRAAVSRPDGIPADALVEEVREALANDLDAPAALAAVDRWVERQIATDGDDESAPGLVSRTVDALLGVAL comes from the coding sequence ATGCATGCCTGGCCCGCTTCTGAGGTCCCCGCCCTTCCTGGCAAGGGCCGCGACCTCCAGATCCACGACACCGCGACCCAGGGGACGATCACCCTCGACCCCGGTCCCGTCGCCCGTATCTACGTCTGCGGCATCACTCCGTATGACGCGACCCACATCGGTCACGCGGCGACCTACAACGCGTTCGACCTCGTACAACGCGTGTGGCTCGACACCAAGCGGCAGGTCCACTACGTCCAGAACGTCACGGACGTGGACGACCCGCTCCTGGAGCGGGCGCTGCGCGACGGCCAGGACTGGACCGAGCTGGCGGAGCGCGAGACCGCACTCTTCCGCGAGGACATGACGGCCCTGCGGATGCTGCCGCCGCAGCACTACATCGGAGCCGTCGAAGCCATACCCGGCATCGTGCCCCTGGTCGAGCGGCTGCGCGACGCCGGCGCGGCCTACGAGCTGGAGGGCGACGTCTACTTCTCGGTCGAGTCGGACCCGCACTTCGGCGGGGTCTCCCACCTCGACGCCGAGGCGATGCGGCTGCTCTCGGCGGAGCGGGGCGGCGACCCCGACCGGGCCGGGAAGAAGAACCCGCTGGACCCGATGCTGTGGATGGCCGCACGTCCGGGCGAGCCGAGCTGGGACGGCGGCTCGCTGGGCCGCGGCCGGCCGGGCTGGCACATCGAGTGCGTCGCGATCGCCCTCGACCACCTGGGCATGGGCTTCGACATCCAGGGCGGCGGCTCCGACCTGGCGTTCCCGCACCACGAGATGGGCGCGTCGCACGCGCAGGCGCTGACGGGCGAGTTCCCGATGGCCAAGGCGTACGTGCACGCCGGCATGGTGGCGCTGCACGGCGAGAAGATGTCGAAGTCGAAGGGCAACCTCGTCTTCGTGTCGGCGCTGCGGCGCTCCGGGGTGGACCCGGCGGCGATCCGCCTGGCGCTGCTCTCGCACCACTACCGCGCCGACTGGGAGTGGACGGACGAGATCCTCGCCGATGCCGTGGCCCGGCTGGAGCGCTGGCGCGCGGCCGTGTCCCGGCCGGACGGCATCCCGGCGGACGCCCTGGTCGAAGAGGTCCGCGAGGCCCTGGCGAACGACCTGGACGCCCCGGCCGCGCTGGCGGCCGTGGACCGCTGGGTCGAGCGGCAGATCGCCACGGACGGCGACGACGAGTCGGCCCCCGGCCTGGTCTCCCGCACGGTCGACGCCCTGCTCGGCGTGGCCCTGTAA
- a CDS encoding PAC2 family protein: MIELEGVPELIDPVMVAAFEGWNDAGDAASGAVAHLDREWKGEVFAALDAEDYYDFQVNRPTVWLDNGVRKITWPTTRLSVVRIGGAKPRDLVLVRGIEPSMRWRSFCNEILGFAHELGVEMVVILGALLGDTPHTRPVPVSGVTSDADLARTMDLEETKYEGPTGIVGILQEACTHAGVPAVSLWAAVPHYVSQPPNPKATLALLNRLEDLIDIRIPLGELPEDARAWQLGVDQLAAEDSEVAEYVQTLEEARDTADLPEASGDAIAREFERYLRRRDPAAPSAESGDGSYLRDTSGGLPRPPKRKPDPSGEDPEPPAAPSPGEDDTPGA; the protein is encoded by the coding sequence GTGATCGAGCTTGAGGGCGTGCCCGAGCTGATCGACCCGGTCATGGTGGCCGCGTTCGAGGGCTGGAACGACGCGGGTGACGCGGCCTCCGGTGCGGTCGCACACCTGGACCGGGAGTGGAAGGGCGAGGTCTTTGCGGCGCTCGACGCCGAGGACTACTACGACTTCCAGGTCAACCGGCCGACGGTGTGGCTGGACAACGGGGTACGGAAGATCACGTGGCCGACGACCCGGCTGTCGGTGGTCCGGATCGGCGGTGCCAAGCCGCGCGACCTGGTGCTGGTCCGCGGCATCGAACCGTCCATGCGGTGGCGGTCGTTCTGCAACGAGATCCTCGGCTTCGCCCATGAGCTGGGTGTGGAGATGGTCGTCATCCTGGGTGCGCTGCTGGGCGACACCCCGCACACCCGCCCGGTGCCGGTCAGCGGGGTGACCTCGGACGCGGATCTGGCGCGCACGATGGACCTGGAGGAGACGAAGTACGAGGGCCCGACGGGGATCGTGGGCATCCTGCAGGAGGCCTGCACGCATGCCGGGGTGCCGGCGGTGTCCCTGTGGGCGGCGGTGCCGCACTACGTCTCGCAGCCGCCGAACCCGAAGGCGACGCTGGCGCTGCTGAACCGGCTGGAGGATCTGATCGACATCCGGATCCCGCTGGGCGAACTCCCCGAGGACGCACGGGCGTGGCAGCTGGGGGTGGACCAACTCGCCGCCGAGGACAGCGAGGTGGCGGAGTACGTCCAGACCCTGGAGGAGGCCCGCGACACGGCCGACCTGCCGGAGGCCTCGGGCGACGCCATCGCCCGCGAGTTCGAGCGGTACCTGCGCCGGCGCGATCCGGCGGCCCCCTCGGCCGAGTCGGGCGACGGCTCGTACCTCCGCGATACGAGCGGGGGTCTCCCCCGCCCCCCGAAGCGCAAGCCGGACCCCTCCGGGGAGGATCCGGAGCCGCCGGCCGCCCCGTCCCCCGGCGAGGACGACACCCCGGGCGCGTAG
- a CDS encoding glycerol-3-phosphate dehydrogenase/oxidase, whose protein sequence is MSSLQSVPALGTHPTAGANVSRAQTREQLSKATYDLLVIGGGILGTSVAWHAAQSGLRVAMVDAGDFAGATSSASSKLVHGGLRYLQTGAVKLVAENHHERRVLAKDVAPHLVNPLTFYLPVYKGGPVGAAKLGAGVFAYSALSAFGDGMGKVISPARAVADNPGLKTDNLKAVAVYYDHQMNDSRVAVMTVRAAVESGAVVLNHAEVTGLRKTHGRVTGAELKDRLDGTEFGVDARVVLNATGPWVDHLRRMEDKHSMPSIRLSKGAHIVMKRKSPWKAAMATPIDKYRITFALPWEDQLLLGTTDEVYEGDPADVRATESDIQQILDEAAFSVKDADLDRSLMTYAFAGLRVLPGGPGGVEKAKRETVVSEGAGGMLSVAGGKWTTYRHIGRVVMDKLAKLPGSPLTEDMEPVKSLVRRIALPGVANPNAVAHRLLVDREPGTRMDPLTARHLASHYGSLAFDIARLANEDPALAERIHPDGPEIWAQVAYARDNEWAETVDDVLRRRTTVTIRGLDDESVRARVEEMLGHKA, encoded by the coding sequence ATGAGCAGCCTGCAGAGCGTTCCCGCACTGGGCACGCACCCGACCGCCGGTGCCAACGTCAGCCGCGCCCAGACCCGTGAGCAGCTGTCGAAGGCCACGTACGACCTGCTGGTCATCGGCGGTGGAATCCTGGGCACCTCCGTGGCGTGGCACGCCGCGCAGTCGGGCCTGCGGGTTGCCATGGTGGACGCCGGCGACTTCGCCGGCGCCACCTCCTCGGCCTCCTCCAAGCTCGTCCACGGCGGTCTGCGCTACCTGCAGACCGGCGCGGTCAAGCTGGTCGCGGAGAACCACCACGAGCGCCGGGTGCTGGCCAAGGACGTGGCCCCGCACCTGGTCAACCCGCTCACCTTCTACCTGCCCGTCTACAAGGGCGGTCCGGTGGGTGCGGCCAAGCTGGGCGCGGGCGTCTTCGCCTACTCCGCCCTCTCGGCCTTCGGTGACGGCATGGGCAAGGTCATATCCCCGGCCCGTGCCGTCGCCGACAACCCCGGCCTCAAGACGGACAACCTGAAGGCCGTCGCGGTCTACTACGACCACCAGATGAACGACTCCCGCGTCGCCGTCATGACGGTCCGCGCGGCCGTCGAGTCGGGCGCGGTCGTCCTGAACCACGCCGAGGTCACCGGACTGCGCAAGACGCACGGCCGGGTCACCGGCGCCGAGCTCAAGGACCGTCTCGACGGCACCGAGTTCGGGGTCGACGCGCGCGTCGTGCTCAACGCCACCGGCCCGTGGGTGGACCACCTGCGGCGCATGGAAGACAAGCACTCCATGCCGTCGATCCGCCTCTCCAAGGGCGCGCACATCGTCATGAAGCGGAAGTCGCCGTGGAAGGCCGCCATGGCCACCCCGATCGACAAGTACCGCATCACCTTCGCCCTCCCGTGGGAGGACCAGCTGCTCCTCGGCACCACCGACGAGGTGTACGAGGGCGACCCGGCGGACGTGCGCGCCACCGAGTCCGACATCCAGCAGATCCTGGACGAGGCGGCCTTCTCGGTGAAGGACGCGGACCTGGACCGCTCGCTGATGACGTACGCCTTCGCGGGCCTGCGGGTGCTGCCCGGCGGCCCCGGCGGCGTCGAGAAGGCCAAGCGCGAGACGGTCGTCTCCGAGGGCGCCGGCGGCATGCTGTCGGTGGCCGGCGGCAAGTGGACGACGTACCGTCACATCGGCCGTGTGGTCATGGACAAGCTGGCGAAGCTCCCGGGCAGCCCGCTGACCGAGGACATGGAGCCGGTGAAGTCGCTGGTCCGCCGGATCGCCCTGCCCGGTGTCGCCAACCCGAACGCGGTCGCGCACCGGCTGCTGGTGGACCGGGAGCCCGGCACGCGGATGGACCCGCTGACCGCCCGCCACCTGGCCTCGCACTACGGCTCGCTGGCCTTCGACATCGCGCGCCTCGCGAACGAGGACCCGGCGCTGGCCGAGCGGATCCACCCCGACGGTCCGGAGATCTGGGCGCAGGTCGCCTACGCCCGTGACAACGAGTGGGCCGAGACGGTCGACGACGTGCTGCGCCGCCGCACGACGGTGACGATCCGCGGCCTGGACGACGAGTCCGTACGTGCCCGAGTCGAGGAGATGCTGGGCCACAAGGCATAG
- the glpK gene encoding glycerol kinase GlpK yields the protein MTTSTGPFIAAIDQGTTSSRCIVFDRDGRIVAVDQKEHEQIFPKPGWVEHDATEIWTNVQEVVAGAIAKAEITAADVKAVGITNQRETTVLWDRHTGEPVHNALVWQDTRTDALCKELGRNVGQDRFRRETGLPLASYFAGPKARWLLDNVEGLRERAAAGDILFGTMDSWVIWNLTGGAQGGVHVTDVTNASRTMLMNLHTLAWDDSIAKSMEVPLSILPEIKSSAEVYGHVKDGVLAGVPVASALGDQQAALFGQTCFAEGEAKSTYGTGTFMLMNTGDKVINSYSGLLTTVGYKIGDQKPVYALEGSIAVTGSLVQWMRDQMGLIKSAAEIETLASSVEDNGGAYFVPAFSGLFAPYWRSDARGVIAGLTRYVTKAHIARAVLEATAWQTREITDAMTKDSGVELAALKVDGGMTSNNLLMQTLSDFLDAPVVRPMVAETTCLGAAYAAGLAVGFWPDTDALRANWRRAAEWTPRMPAEQRDREYKSWLKAVERSMGWVDDEDAS from the coding sequence ATGACCACCAGCACCGGCCCCTTCATCGCCGCGATCGACCAGGGCACCACCTCCTCCCGCTGCATCGTCTTCGACCGCGACGGCCGCATCGTCGCCGTCGACCAGAAGGAGCACGAGCAGATCTTCCCGAAGCCGGGCTGGGTCGAGCACGACGCCACCGAGATCTGGACCAACGTCCAGGAGGTCGTCGCCGGGGCCATCGCCAAGGCCGAGATCACCGCCGCGGACGTCAAGGCCGTCGGCATCACCAACCAGCGCGAGACCACCGTCCTGTGGGACCGCCACACCGGCGAGCCGGTCCACAACGCGCTGGTCTGGCAGGACACCCGCACCGACGCCCTGTGCAAGGAGCTCGGCCGCAACGTCGGCCAGGACCGCTTCCGCCGCGAGACCGGCCTGCCCCTGGCGAGCTACTTCGCCGGTCCCAAGGCCCGCTGGCTGCTCGACAACGTCGAGGGCCTGCGCGAGCGCGCCGCCGCCGGCGACATCCTCTTCGGCACCATGGACTCCTGGGTCATCTGGAACCTCACCGGTGGCGCCCAGGGCGGTGTGCACGTCACCGACGTCACCAACGCCTCGCGCACCATGCTGATGAACCTGCACACCCTGGCGTGGGACGACAGCATCGCGAAGTCCATGGAGGTGCCGCTCTCCATCCTCCCCGAGATCAAGTCCTCCGCCGAGGTGTACGGCCACGTCAAGGACGGCGTCCTCGCCGGTGTCCCGGTCGCCTCGGCGCTCGGTGACCAGCAGGCCGCCCTCTTCGGCCAGACCTGTTTCGCCGAGGGCGAGGCCAAGTCCACGTACGGCACCGGAACGTTCATGCTGATGAACACCGGCGACAAGGTCATCAACTCCTACAGCGGCCTGCTGACCACGGTCGGCTACAAGATCGGCGACCAGAAGCCGGTCTACGCGCTGGAGGGCTCCATCGCCGTCACCGGCTCGCTCGTCCAGTGGATGCGCGACCAGATGGGCCTGATCAAGTCCGCGGCCGAGATCGAGACGCTGGCCTCCTCGGTCGAGGACAACGGCGGCGCCTACTTCGTGCCGGCCTTCTCCGGCCTCTTCGCCCCGTACTGGCGCTCCGACGCCCGCGGTGTGATCGCCGGCCTCACCCGGTACGTCACCAAGGCGCACATCGCCCGTGCCGTCCTGGAGGCCACCGCCTGGCAGACCCGCGAGATCACCGACGCCATGACCAAGGACTCGGGCGTCGAGCTCGCCGCCCTCAAGGTCGACGGCGGCATGACCTCCAACAACCTGCTGATGCAGACGCTCTCGGACTTCCTGGACGCCCCCGTGGTGCGCCCGATGGTCGCCGAGACCACCTGCCTCGGCGCCGCCTACGCCGCCGGCCTGGCCGTCGGCTTCTGGCCCGACACCGACGCCCTGCGCGCCAACTGGCGCCGCGCGGCGGAGTGGACCCCGCGGATGCCCGCCGAGCAGCGGGACCGCGAGTACAAGAGCTGGCTCAAGGCCGTGGAGCGTTCCATGGGCTGGGTCGACGACGAAGACGCCAGCTGA
- a CDS encoding MIP/aquaporin family protein: MSSSDIFIGETIGTALLTLLGGGVCAAVTLKSSKARNAGWLAITFGWGFAVLIAAYVSAPLSGAHLNPAVTVGLAIKTGEWNDVPVYFAGQLLGAMLGAVLMWVTYYGQFRVHLADPEHIRDAKLGPEDPHPHDVAGPVLGIFSTGPEIRNVVQNLATEIIGTAVLILAILTQGLQDDGKGLGVIGVLITSFVVVGIGLSLGGPTGYAINPVRDLGPRIVHALLPLPNKGGSDWGYSWIPVVGPLVGAALAGGLYNIAFA; encoded by the coding sequence GTGTCCAGCTCCGACATCTTCATCGGCGAGACCATCGGTACCGCCCTGCTCACACTGCTCGGCGGTGGCGTCTGCGCCGCAGTGACGCTCAAGAGCTCCAAGGCCCGCAATGCGGGCTGGCTCGCGATCACCTTCGGCTGGGGTTTCGCCGTACTGATCGCCGCCTACGTCTCCGCGCCGCTCTCCGGTGCGCACCTCAACCCGGCGGTCACCGTCGGCCTCGCCATCAAGACCGGCGAGTGGAACGACGTCCCGGTCTACTTCGCCGGGCAGCTGCTGGGCGCGATGCTCGGCGCCGTCCTGATGTGGGTGACCTACTACGGACAGTTCCGCGTCCACCTGGCCGACCCGGAGCACATCCGCGACGCCAAGCTCGGCCCCGAGGACCCGCACCCGCACGATGTGGCCGGCCCGGTGCTCGGCATCTTCTCCACCGGCCCCGAGATCCGTAATGTCGTGCAGAACCTCGCGACCGAGATCATAGGCACCGCCGTCCTGATCCTGGCGATCCTGACCCAGGGCCTCCAGGACGACGGCAAGGGCCTCGGTGTGATCGGCGTCCTCATCACCTCGTTCGTGGTCGTCGGCATCGGTCTCTCGCTCGGTGGCCCGACCGGCTATGCCATCAACCCGGTGCGCGACCTCGGTCCGCGCATCGTGCACGCCCTGCTGCCGCTGCCCAACAAGGGCGGCTCCGACTGGGGTTACTCCTGGATACCGGTGGTCGGCCCGCTCGTCGGTGCCGCTCTCGCCGGTGGTCTCTACAACATCGCGTTCGCCTGA
- a CDS encoding IclR family transcriptional regulator yields MARNIQSLERAAAMLRLLAGGERRLGLSDVASSLGLAKGTAHGILRTLQAEGFVEQDPASGRYQLGAELLRLGNSYLDVHELRARALVWTDDLARASGESVYVGVLHQSGVLIMHHVFRPDDSRQVLEVGAMQPLHSTALGKVLAAYDPVAHTQAHDMERGAFTPRTVTDGTAFEEILGLTRARGWACDVEETWEGIASVAAPIHDRRRMPVGAVAVAGAVERVCGESGEPRAALVASVRDCARAVSRDLGAGRF; encoded by the coding sequence ATGGCACGGAACATCCAGTCGCTCGAACGAGCCGCTGCGATGCTGCGACTCCTGGCCGGCGGCGAGCGCCGACTGGGGCTCTCGGACGTGGCGTCCTCACTGGGCCTGGCCAAGGGCACGGCCCACGGCATCCTGCGCACCCTGCAGGCCGAGGGCTTCGTGGAGCAGGACCCGGCCTCCGGCCGGTACCAGCTGGGCGCGGAGCTGCTGCGCCTGGGCAACAGCTACCTCGACGTGCACGAGCTGCGCGCCCGCGCCCTGGTCTGGACGGACGATCTGGCCCGGGCGAGCGGCGAGAGCGTGTACGTGGGCGTGCTGCACCAGAGCGGGGTGCTGATCATGCACCACGTGTTCCGGCCCGACGACAGCCGCCAGGTGCTGGAGGTGGGTGCCATGCAGCCGCTGCACTCCACCGCCCTGGGCAAGGTGCTGGCGGCCTACGACCCCGTGGCGCACACCCAGGCGCACGACATGGAGCGCGGGGCCTTCACCCCCCGCACGGTCACGGACGGCACCGCCTTCGAGGAGATCCTCGGGCTGACCCGGGCCCGCGGCTGGGCCTGTGACGTCGAGGAGACCTGGGAGGGCATCGCCTCGGTGGCGGCGCCGATCCACGACCGGCGCCGGATGCCGGTGGGCGCGGTGGCGGTCGCGGGCGCCGTGGAACGGGTCTGCGGTGAGTCGGGGGAGCCCCGCGCGGCCCTGGTGGCGTCGGTGCGGGACTGTGCGCGTGCAGTTTCACGCGATCTCGGCGCAGGCCGGTTCTGA